Proteins encoded within one genomic window of candidate division WOR-3 bacterium:
- a CDS encoding rod shape-determining protein MreC yields the protein MQKKLLVLFLLLSIFVNLKSVKEEVAVVLSKSFYFPFLYTRNLILLLSQEERRSIELTVENQKLRETLLKSDTSAIQIADTGKFYVGEILQYMPLGIPEILVVRIKSSKIEDLTEGTVVNLNGFLVGVIESQEGKQLTVKTIYNDNFKVGVECLRPYYTGVLKGGEIPYVFYIPTDANIKIGDTLFTSRLSSYAKPYIPVGIVKEYQRDLDNPIFFRAKIEPFFKPFTSRTVIVYGKPKA from the coding sequence ATGCAGAAAAAACTCCTTGTCTTATTTTTGCTATTATCAATCTTTGTTAACCTGAAAAGCGTAAAAGAGGAAGTCGCAGTAGTTTTATCAAAATCCTTTTATTTCCCTTTTCTATACACCCGGAATCTTATTCTATTACTCTCCCAGGAAGAAAGACGCTCAATTGAGCTTACCGTTGAAAATCAAAAGCTAAGAGAGACGCTCCTTAAAAGCGACACTTCAGCGATCCAAATAGCCGATACTGGCAAATTCTATGTCGGGGAAATCCTTCAATACATGCCCCTCGGTATACCGGAGATACTTGTGGTAAGGATCAAATCTTCGAAAATAGAAGACTTGACTGAAGGCACTGTAGTAAACCTCAATGGATTTCTGGTAGGCGTCATAGAAAGTCAAGAGGGTAAACAACTTACAGTAAAAACAATTTATAACGATAATTTCAAAGTAGGAGTTGAATGTCTTAGACCATACTATACCGGCGTTCTGAAGGGTGGAGAAATTCCTTACGTTTTCTATATTCCCACCGATGCAAACATTAAGATAGGAGATACGCTCTTTACATCGAGACTTTCAAGCTATGCAAAACCTTACATCCCTGTTGGAATAGTAAAGGAATATCAAAGGGATTTGGATAACCCCATCTTTTTCAGAGCTAAAATAGAACCATTTTTTAAACCCTTTACCTCCAGGACGGTAATTGTATATGGAAAACCAAAAGCTTAG
- the mrdA gene encoding penicillin-binding protein 2: MNKIRLLRVSLWLILTIIFIRLVQFQVIEHRYLLQKATYNFLKEYKIHAPRGKIYDRNGILLASWKPAFRIMAIPKFLKDEDYKTLQELLGDLPINPDTLKNKGNYVEIKGNLPYEETIKLLEKSINIKSIVIDADPVRVYTPYGKYAAHLIGYVSEASKEEIKRFNLDPGDFIGKAGVERSFDSLLRGQDGARFIALDSRGNVVSLNPRPPEEPAEGEEIFLTIDIKLQALLDSLFEKYPRGAAFGMNIKTGEVIIFYSKPYFNPESLITRWTNYVSDKEKPLLNRVLQGLYPPGSTFKLITTLVGLYTGTLKENTVYYCPGGFTFGNRTWLCWRTEGHGSLNLIEAIAQSCNVYFNNVGARIGTNKFIETLDSFNLPEKTGIDLIGEYTVLIPTSKLLKNRLLLPSSVINWSIGQGEIQVTPAWMALVTGLIAGNGKCPEPIVRKGDKPKYLYLNLPQKYFEIVKDGMRMVVESPQGTAGYLYDPSFKIAGKTGTAQNPHGKEHSWFTCFFPYDDPTYVLTVVVENAGHGSEAAAPIAINVAKRMMNEEK; the protein is encoded by the coding sequence ATGAATAAAATAAGACTTTTGCGAGTCTCGCTCTGGTTAATTCTAACCATCATCTTTATAAGACTAGTGCAATTCCAGGTCATTGAACATAGATACCTTCTTCAAAAGGCAACTTACAATTTTCTAAAAGAATACAAAATTCATGCACCGAGGGGAAAAATCTACGATAGAAACGGGATATTACTTGCCTCTTGGAAACCAGCCTTCCGCATAATGGCAATTCCAAAGTTCTTAAAGGATGAAGACTATAAAACCCTGCAAGAACTCTTAGGAGACCTCCCAATAAACCCAGACACCCTAAAGAACAAAGGAAATTACGTCGAAATTAAAGGAAACCTCCCATATGAAGAGACCATAAAGTTATTGGAAAAATCGATAAACATAAAAAGTATTGTAATTGATGCGGACCCTGTAAGGGTATATACCCCGTATGGTAAATATGCAGCTCACCTTATAGGTTATGTTAGTGAGGCCTCTAAGGAGGAAATTAAAAGATTTAACCTTGACCCTGGCGATTTCATAGGAAAAGCCGGGGTTGAAAGAAGTTTCGATTCTCTACTCCGAGGACAAGATGGCGCAAGGTTTATCGCATTGGATTCCAGAGGAAACGTCGTTAGCCTCAACCCAAGACCTCCAGAAGAGCCGGCAGAAGGAGAAGAAATATTCCTTACTATAGACATAAAACTGCAGGCCTTATTGGATTCTTTATTCGAAAAATATCCTCGCGGCGCAGCTTTTGGGATGAATATAAAAACAGGCGAGGTAATAATATTTTATTCAAAACCTTATTTCAATCCCGAAAGCCTTATTACTCGATGGACCAATTATGTCTCAGACAAAGAAAAACCGTTATTAAACAGAGTCTTACAGGGACTCTATCCTCCGGGATCTACCTTTAAGCTTATCACAACCCTTGTGGGCCTTTATACTGGAACATTAAAGGAAAACACTGTTTATTATTGTCCAGGAGGGTTTACCTTCGGAAATAGAACGTGGCTTTGCTGGCGAACAGAAGGGCATGGTTCCCTTAATCTCATAGAAGCAATTGCTCAATCCTGTAATGTATATTTCAACAACGTTGGGGCAAGAATCGGTACCAACAAATTCATCGAAACCCTCGATTCTTTTAACTTGCCAGAAAAAACGGGCATCGACCTTATAGGAGAATACACAGTTCTAATTCCAACGAGTAAACTACTCAAAAACAGGCTATTACTTCCAAGTTCTGTTATCAATTGGTCGATTGGTCAGGGAGAAATCCAGGTAACCCCTGCCTGGATGGCTTTAGTAACCGGGTTGATTGCCGGTAATGGAAAATGTCCAGAGCCAATAGTAAGAAAAGGTGACAAACCAAAATACCTTTACCTAAACCTTCCTCAGAAATATTTTGAAATCGTTAAAGATGGCATGCGGATGGTCGTGGAAAGCCCTCAGGGAACGGCAGGATATCTCTATGACCCATCCTTTAAAATTGCTGGAAAAACAGGAACTGCTCAGAATCCCCATGGTAAAGAGCATTCCTGGTTTACTTGCTTCTTCCCCTATGATGACCCCACATATGTTTTAACGGTGGTAGTAGAAAACGCAGGACATGGTAGTGAGGCAGCTGCACCAATTGCCATTAATGTTGCAAAGAGGATGATGAATGAGGAGAAATAA
- the rodA gene encoding rod shape-determining protein RodA: MRRNNLLIITALILIAIGLTELYFIGKSYFFSQLSKVLIFVAILGTISLFMKKEYILNYGHFLYHISLILLVIVLIVGKGKVNRWINLGFMQLQPSEIAKLGLILILSKILSDNKKPMKSRLVKASFYTLIPFILVLLQPDLGTALTFLFIAFLMSLLSGIDPFITRLIILTPVTMIASAHLVSTLILYLLLLVFLLISKEAIYKKVLTIGFLTIVSLSTPFVWQKVLKPYQRDRLTAFLNPEKSKSKEGWQIYQAKIAIGSGGIFGKGPGRGTQKGLAFLPAAHTDFIFSSIGEEFGLIGLIIILTTFMAFLSFLLRKIELEEGQEKLIIAGIFAYFFFHFTVNILSNLSLLPVVGIPLPFITYGGSHLLIELTAILIILKLED, encoded by the coding sequence ATGAGGAGAAATAACCTGCTAATCATCACTGCTTTGATTTTAATAGCCATCGGGCTTACAGAGTTATATTTCATAGGAAAATCGTACTTCTTTTCTCAACTATCAAAAGTCCTAATTTTTGTTGCCATTCTCGGTACTATTTCCCTTTTTATGAAGAAAGAGTACATACTAAACTACGGACATTTTCTCTACCATATTTCCTTGATTCTCCTTGTGATAGTCTTGATAGTTGGCAAAGGTAAAGTCAACAGGTGGATAAACTTAGGTTTTATGCAGCTACAGCCTTCAGAAATTGCAAAGCTCGGTCTTATTCTAATTCTCAGCAAAATCTTATCTGATAACAAAAAGCCTATGAAAAGCAGACTGGTTAAAGCCTCCTTTTATACATTGATTCCTTTTATCCTCGTATTGCTGCAGCCAGACCTTGGAACTGCTTTAACTTTTCTATTCATCGCCTTTTTAATGTCATTGCTTTCGGGAATAGACCCTTTTATCACAAGGCTCATAATTCTTACTCCCGTAACTATGATAGCTTCCGCCCATTTGGTATCAACACTAATTCTATACCTCCTTCTACTGGTTTTTCTTTTAATTTCAAAGGAGGCTATTTACAAAAAGGTTTTAACCATAGGTTTCCTCACCATTGTAAGCCTATCAACACCCTTCGTATGGCAAAAAGTTCTTAAACCTTACCAGAGAGACAGATTAACCGCCTTCTTAAATCCAGAAAAAAGTAAGAGCAAAGAAGGGTGGCAAATATACCAGGCAAAAATAGCTATTGGGTCTGGTGGTATATTTGGCAAAGGCCCTGGAAGAGGCACTCAAAAGGGTCTCGCCTTTCTCCCCGCCGCACACACCGATTTCATTTTCTCGAGCATAGGTGAAGAGTTCGGCTTAATAGGCCTTATCATTATACTTACTACTTTTATGGCTTTTCTCAGTTTTCTTTTAAGAAAAATTGAATTAGAAGAAGGGCAGGAAAAACTGATAATTGCAGGCATTTTCGCCTACTTCTTTTTCCATTTCACAGTTAACATACTGTCAAATCTCTCATTACTTCCTGTAGTTGGAATCCCGCTACCGTTCATCACTTATGGCGGGAGCCATCTATTAATTGAATTAACTGCAATATTAATAATCTTGAAACTGGAGGATTAA
- the glmS gene encoding glutamine--fructose-6-phosphate transaminase (isomerizing): MCGFFSIVFEEDRKDLGNILTKAGFRLAYRGYDTVGIGYIKDNGFFEIRKAPGKIHRVYKDLNFEEIEGKRGTIQLRWATYGAPSFENAQPHFDCHKRLIGAHNGNIVNSPFLRENLISKGHHFIGENDGETLVHVIEDFYNTSGDLKDSIFKAFQTLKGDYAFSITAINENKFYAVKKGSSLFLGVGDDFIAVSSDLVALLDLTKNIVTLYDGELVEFTEKEYSIYNLTTGEKISRDPIYTELDIKDAEKGNFPHFMIKEINEIPEKARNIINFLPEFREIDQIVDDILASKKKFITGSGTSLHAGILGSFYMSQIAKELFIPVAASEFSERYGNVVEEGDLLFVVTQSGETKDVKNAMDSFGNRGKTIGLINVLGSSIALRCNHVIPVLSDLEISVPATKTFVNQVIALLYLSIEIAKKKGLPYPKIKFEELPRKLSEAISIAETHKNEVIKALIPWRDFYVLGFGLTYPIALEGALKIKEVVYIHAEGMYSAEFKHGPLSIVEEEYPVIFVSTLKDKHMILSHINEVKCRGGKIITIAPEDEELRKESHIFVPIPDGNEYLTPILAVIPMQIIAYHMSIHKGIDPDFPKNISKTLTVD, encoded by the coding sequence ATGTGTGGATTTTTTAGCATTGTATTTGAAGAGGATAGAAAAGACCTTGGAAACATTTTAACAAAAGCAGGATTCAGGCTCGCATACAGAGGTTATGACACCGTTGGTATTGGATACATAAAAGATAACGGGTTCTTTGAAATTAGAAAAGCCCCTGGAAAAATACACAGAGTCTACAAAGATCTAAATTTTGAAGAAATCGAAGGCAAAAGGGGTACTATACAATTAAGATGGGCAACCTACGGAGCCCCTTCCTTTGAAAACGCCCAACCCCATTTCGACTGCCACAAACGGCTAATCGGTGCCCATAATGGAAACATTGTTAATTCCCCATTTTTAAGAGAGAATCTAATTAGTAAAGGGCATCATTTTATTGGGGAAAACGACGGTGAGACCTTAGTACACGTAATTGAAGACTTTTACAATACATCAGGAGACCTTAAAGATTCTATATTTAAAGCTTTTCAAACTCTTAAGGGCGACTACGCGTTCTCTATCACGGCAATTAACGAAAACAAATTTTACGCGGTTAAAAAGGGTTCATCTCTATTCTTAGGAGTAGGTGATGACTTTATTGCCGTATCCAGTGATTTAGTAGCCCTTCTTGATCTCACCAAAAATATTGTGACCCTTTATGACGGCGAATTGGTAGAATTTACAGAGAAAGAGTATAGCATTTACAATTTAACTACTGGCGAAAAAATCTCAAGAGACCCTATATATACCGAACTTGACATTAAAGATGCTGAAAAAGGCAATTTTCCTCATTTTATGATCAAAGAAATCAATGAGATACCTGAAAAGGCGAGGAACATAATAAATTTCTTACCAGAATTTAGAGAAATCGACCAAATAGTTGATGACATCCTCGCATCAAAGAAAAAATTCATAACTGGCAGTGGAACTTCCTTACATGCAGGGATTCTGGGAAGTTTCTACATGTCACAAATTGCTAAAGAACTCTTTATACCTGTGGCAGCCTCTGAGTTTTCCGAAAGATATGGAAACGTTGTGGAAGAAGGGGACCTGCTTTTTGTAGTCACTCAGAGTGGAGAGACGAAGGACGTCAAAAACGCGATGGATTCCTTTGGAAATCGTGGGAAAACCATTGGACTTATAAATGTTTTGGGTTCAAGCATCGCCCTCCGGTGTAATCATGTAATACCGGTTCTTTCTGACCTCGAGATTAGTGTTCCAGCGACGAAAACCTTTGTAAATCAGGTTATTGCCCTCCTTTACCTTTCAATTGAAATAGCAAAGAAAAAAGGGCTCCCTTACCCAAAGATAAAATTTGAAGAATTACCAAGGAAACTTAGTGAAGCCATTAGTATCGCCGAGACTCATAAAAACGAAGTAATTAAAGCGTTAATCCCCTGGAGAGACTTCTACGTACTCGGATTTGGACTAACCTATCCCATTGCTCTCGAAGGTGCATTAAAGATAAAGGAAGTGGTGTACATCCATGCAGAAGGGATGTACTCTGCGGAATTCAAACACGGTCCACTCTCTATTGTGGAAGAAGAGTACCCAGTGATTTTTGTTTCCACCCTCAAGGACAAGCATATGATACTCTCTCACATAAATGAAGTAAAATGCAGAGGCGGTAAAATTATTACCATTGCCCCAGAAGACGAAGAGCTAAGAAAAGAAAGCCATATTTTTGTACCAATTCCAGACGGTAATGAGTATCTTACCCCTATACTTGCGGTAATCCCGATGCAGATTATTGCCTACCATATGAGTATTCACAAAGGGATAGACCCGGACTTTCCAAAGAATATTTCTAAAACCCTCACCGTAGATTAA
- the miaA gene encoding tRNA (adenosine(37)-N6)-dimethylallyltransferase MiaA — translation MEIICIIGPTACGKKDIAKYLLEKFGDKIHFISCDSRKVYRFMDIGTAKPERPIRDFFELIDIRNPDEIYSAGDFSKDAEKTIMKILDNGKIPIIIGGTPLYYRALFSEFFEEPKKDPEVRQYLIKRLKEEGVEKLYEELKNIDPETASKLHPNDWLRITRALEIYYNTGIPASEARKKLRRKRIFEPKYIGIVQPNPELYKKIEERTKKMFQEGLIEETQKILEMGYSENLPSLNTIGYKETIRYLRGELTFNEAISKTIKNTKIYARRQKMFFKSFENVSWFTLPEEKEQLLQRLKEEIQKRLN, via the coding sequence ATGGAGATAATTTGCATAATCGGCCCTACGGCCTGCGGAAAAAAGGATATCGCTAAATATCTTCTTGAAAAATTCGGAGATAAGATCCATTTCATCTCCTGTGACTCAAGAAAAGTTTATAGATTCATGGACATTGGAACTGCCAAACCAGAAAGGCCCATAAGGGATTTCTTTGAACTAATCGACATAAGAAACCCAGACGAGATATACAGTGCAGGAGACTTTTCAAAGGACGCAGAAAAAACTATCATGAAAATCTTAGATAATGGCAAAATCCCTATAATAATAGGGGGAACGCCGCTCTATTACAGGGCACTCTTTTCAGAATTTTTCGAGGAACCGAAAAAGGATCCCGAAGTTAGGCAATATCTTATTAAAAGACTAAAGGAAGAAGGAGTTGAAAAACTTTACGAAGAACTAAAAAACATAGACCCCGAAACGGCTTCAAAACTTCACCCAAACGATTGGCTCCGAATAACAAGGGCCCTCGAAATTTATTACAACACAGGGATTCCTGCCAGTGAAGCCAGAAAAAAGCTTAGAAGGAAGAGAATTTTTGAACCCAAATACATAGGGATTGTTCAACCAAATCCAGAACTTTACAAGAAAATTGAGGAGCGTACCAAGAAAATGTTTCAAGAGGGCCTTATAGAAGAAACTCAAAAGATTCTTGAGATGGGATATAGCGAAAATCTACCTTCGTTAAATACCATCGGGTACAAAGAAACCATTAGGTACCTCAGAGGGGAACTTACATTTAATGAAGCAATATCGAAGACCATAAAAAACACTAAAATTTACGCGAGAAGGCAAAAAATGTTTTTCAAAAGCTTCGAAAACGTTAGCTGGTTTACTCTTCCAGAAGAAAAGGAACAACTTCTTCAAAGGCTAAAGGAAGAAATTCAGAAAAGGCTAAACTAA
- a CDS encoding dihydroorotate dehydrogenase electron transfer subunit, whose product MELLSTKVISNEFLGDGFFLLKVKNLWGTEISPGQFFQIRPSKGLAPFLSRPFSVFHADIESLWFLIKLVGFGTELLLEKKKGDTIQLLGPLGKGFPERSGVTLVAGGSGLGPLFYYAKRTGNYKRFLWGLKSKPPEGLESLLKGLNTFIVTEDGSNGGKGLVTDFVDDEEDRIIYACGPVPMLRSLKNFKKAQIWVSVETVMACGMGLCFGCSVKKSSDTGYFRACKDGPVFNLRDIKI is encoded by the coding sequence ATGGAATTGCTAAGTACAAAGGTAATTTCTAATGAATTTCTGGGTGATGGCTTCTTTTTACTGAAAGTAAAAAACTTATGGGGTACTGAGATTTCTCCAGGTCAGTTTTTTCAGATTAGGCCTTCTAAGGGATTGGCGCCCTTCCTTTCCAGGCCCTTTAGTGTGTTTCATGCTGATATTGAAAGTCTTTGGTTTTTGATAAAGTTGGTTGGTTTTGGGACAGAGCTTCTTTTAGAAAAGAAGAAGGGCGATACCATTCAACTTTTGGGTCCCCTTGGTAAAGGCTTTCCTGAACGTTCCGGGGTGACCCTTGTGGCGGGCGGTTCGGGTTTAGGACCTCTTTTTTATTACGCTAAAAGAACTGGGAACTATAAGAGGTTCTTATGGGGGTTAAAAAGTAAGCCCCCAGAGGGATTAGAGAGCCTGCTGAAGGGCCTGAATACTTTTATTGTGACTGAGGATGGATCTAACGGAGGAAAGGGTTTGGTAACGGATTTTGTAGATGATGAGGAAGATAGAATTATATACGCCTGTGGACCAGTGCCCATGTTAAGAAGTTTGAAAAACTTTAAAAAGGCTCAAATATGGGTTTCTGTTGAAACCGTAATGGCCTGCGGAATGGGACTTTGTTTTGGATGCTCTGTAAAGAAGTCTTCTGATACTGGTTATTTCAGGGCTTGCAAGGATGGCCCGGTTTTTAATCTAAGAGACATTAAAATTTAG
- a CDS encoding DegT/DnrJ/EryC1/StrS family aminotransferase, which translates to MTLNKEFKIPLFETYFDESDIESVVSTLRSGWVSLGPKTDELERAFERYFGVNHALFVSSGTAALHLAYISAGIGPDSLVILPSFTYISTLTPLIWMGAKFVFADIQSLKRPVISPETIEKVRGNATHLVYVAYAGFMDGIDEIKAYCEEKGLILIEDASHCHGSLWKGKRAGNFGLVAGMSLYANKNITTGEGGVILTNDKYVYSRCKSLRSQGISSTSYERYKGLEIDYDIQEIGFTYRPTEIQAALGLSQLSKIEWINRRRRELVGLYRELLADVPEIIIPFEEYELSGNYIFSIFTKVDRDALRLYLFEHGIQTSIHYKPLHLFSAVQKYYPYKPLPVTEEAYHMQITLPLFPTMKEEWVEYIVKVLKDGIAKYKGNF; encoded by the coding sequence TTGACACTGAATAAGGAATTTAAAATTCCTCTCTTTGAAACCTATTTTGATGAGTCTGATATCGAGTCTGTAGTATCTACACTGAGAAGTGGATGGGTTTCCCTTGGACCTAAAACTGATGAATTAGAAAGGGCCTTTGAACGGTATTTTGGGGTCAATCATGCTCTTTTCGTTTCTTCAGGAACGGCTGCTCTTCACCTTGCTTATATATCTGCAGGTATAGGCCCTGACAGCTTAGTTATCCTGCCGTCATTTACTTATATTTCCACTTTGACGCCTTTGATCTGGATGGGTGCAAAGTTTGTATTTGCAGATATTCAATCTTTGAAAAGGCCTGTTATTTCACCTGAAACCATAGAGAAGGTTAGAGGCAACGCCACTCATCTCGTATACGTGGCATACGCCGGATTTATGGATGGAATTGACGAAATTAAAGCATATTGTGAAGAAAAGGGCCTTATTTTAATTGAAGATGCCTCCCATTGTCACGGTTCCCTTTGGAAGGGGAAAAGAGCTGGAAATTTTGGATTAGTAGCGGGAATGTCTCTATATGCAAACAAAAATATCACAACGGGTGAAGGTGGGGTGATTTTAACAAATGATAAATATGTGTATTCAAGATGTAAGTCTTTAAGGTCTCAAGGAATTTCAAGTACATCTTACGAGAGGTATAAAGGCTTAGAGATAGACTATGACATCCAGGAAATTGGTTTCACATATCGGCCAACGGAGATTCAAGCGGCTCTTGGGTTATCGCAGCTCAGTAAAATCGAATGGATTAATCGCAGGAGGAGGGAGCTGGTTGGGCTCTATAGGGAACTTCTTGCAGATGTTCCAGAGATTATAATCCCCTTTGAAGAATACGAACTTTCTGGAAATTACATTTTTTCTATTTTTACAAAAGTGGACAGGGATGCTTTAAGGTTGTATCTCTTCGAACACGGCATTCAAACAAGCATTCATTATAAACCGTTGCATCTTTTTAGCGCGGTCCAAAAGTATTATCCTTATAAGCCACTTCCTGTAACGGAAGAAGCCTATCATATGCAAATAACTTTACCCCTTTTCCCTACAATGAAGGAAGAGTGGGTTGAGTATATTGTGAAGGTGCTTAAAGATGGAATTGCTAAGTACAAAGGTAATTTCTAA